In a single window of the Callithrix jacchus isolate 240 chromosome 1, calJac240_pri, whole genome shotgun sequence genome:
- the KCNJ4 gene encoding inward rectifier potassium channel 4 produces MHGHSRNGQAHVPRRKRRNRFVKKNGQCNVYFANLSNKSQRYMADIFTTCVDTRWRYMLMIFSAAFLVSWLFFGLLFWCIAFFHGDLEASPGVPAAGGPAGGSGATPAAPKPCIMHVNGFLGAFLFSVETQTTIGYGFRCVTEECPLAVIAVVVQSIVGCVIDSFMIGTIMAKMARPKKRAQTLLFSHHAVISVRDGKLCLMWRVGNLRKSHIVEAHVRAQLIKPYMTQEGEYLPLDQRDLNVGYDIGLDRIFLVSPIIIVHEIDEDSPLYGMGKEELESEDFEIVVILEGMVEATAMTTQARSSYLASEILWGHRFEPVVFEEKSHYKVDYSRFHKTYEVAGTPCCSARELQESKITVLPAPPPPPSAFCYENELALMSQEEEEMEEEAAAAAVVAAGLGLEAGSKEEAGIIRMLELGSHLDLERMQASLPLDNISYRRESAI; encoded by the coding sequence ATGCACGGACACAGCCGCAACGGCCAGGCCCACGTGCCCCGGCGGAAACGCCGCAACCGCTTCGTCAAGAAGAACGGCCAATGCAACGTGTACTTTGCCAACTTGAGCAACAAGTCGCAGCGCTACATGGCGGACATCTTCACCACCTGTGTGGACACACGCTGGCGCTACATGCTCATGATCTTCTCCGCGGCCTTCCTCGTCTCCTGGCTCTTTTTTGGTCTCCTCTTCTGGTGCATCGCCTTCTTCCACGGTGACCTAGAGGCCAGTCCAGGGGTGCCCGCGGCGGGGGGCCCGGCGGGTGGCAGCGGGGCGACCCCAGCAGCCCCCAAGCCCTGCATCATGCATGTGAATGGCTTCCTGGGTGCCTTCCTGTTCTCCGTGGAGACACAGACGACCATCGGCTACGGGTTCCGGTGCGTGACGGAGGAGTGTCCGCTGGCGGTTATCGCCGTGGTGGTCCAGTCCATCGTGGGCTGCGTCATCGACTCCTTCATGATTGGCACCATCATGGCCAAGATGGCGCGCCCCAAGAAGCGGGCGCAGACGTTGCTGTTCAGCCACCACGCGGTCATCTCAGTGCGCGACGGCAAGCTCTGCCTCATGTGGCGCGTGGGCAACCTGCGCAAGAGCCACATCGTGGAGGCCCACGTGCGGGCCCAGCTCATCAAGCCCTACATGACCCAGGAGGGCGAGTACCTTCCCCTGGACCAGCGGGACCTCAACGTGGGCTATGACATTGGCCTGGACCGCATCTTCCTGGTGTCACCCATCATCATCGTCCACGAGATCGACGAGGACAGCCCGCTCTACGGCATGGGCAAGGAGGAGCTGGAGTCAGAGGACTTCGAGATTGTGGTCATCCTGGAGGGCATGGTGGAGGCCACGGCCATGACCACCCAGGCCCGCAGCTCCTACCTGGCCAGCGAGATCCTGTGGGGCCACCGCTTTGAGCCCGTGGTCTTCGAGGAGAAGAGCCACTACAAGGTGGACTACTCACGTTTTCACAAGACCTACGAGGTGGCTGGCACGCCCTGCTGCTCTGCCCGGGAGCTGCAGGAGAGTAAGATCACCGTGCTACCcgccccaccaccccctcccagtGCCTTCTGCTACGAGAACGAGCTGGCCCTCATgagccaggaggaagaggagatggaggaggaggcgGCCGCAGCGGCTGTGGTGGCCGCGGGCCTGGGCCTGGAGGCGGGCTCCAAGGAGGAGGCGGGCATCATCCGGATGCTGGAGTTGGGCAGCCACCTGGACCTGGAGCGCATGCAGGCCTCCCTCCCACTGGACAACATCTCCTACCGCAGGGAGTCTGCCATCTGA